The following are encoded together in the Scytonema millei VB511283 genome:
- a CDS encoding gamma-glutamyl-gamma-aminobutyrate hydrolase family protein, which yields MQFQPPLIGITTSGQMLTGNFSLSKFYVEAVRSAGGVPILIPAGEPNLAAVFAQLDGLVFSGGGDIDPDMYNGVSHPTIYNIDPERDRSEISLAQLALATEIPILGICRGLEILVVATGGSLIPHLPDKFGEIIAHRADQALSTEHTVKIAPDTHLSQIVGTLEVPVVSWHHQAVGTIPSEWRIAAKAPDGVIEALEHENHPWAIALQWHPEMSIQDTAQHRIFHAFVTAARTRMGMWRTA from the coding sequence ATGCAGTTTCAGCCACCTCTCATTGGCATCACCACATCGGGACAGATGCTTACAGGCAATTTCTCTCTATCTAAATTCTATGTAGAAGCAGTACGCTCAGCAGGAGGCGTGCCAATACTAATTCCAGCAGGAGAACCTAACCTAGCTGCCGTGTTTGCTCAGTTAGATGGTTTGGTTTTCTCTGGGGGAGGTGATATCGATCCCGACATGTATAACGGGGTGTCTCACCCTACAATTTACAATATCGACCCAGAACGCGATCGCTCGGAAATTTCTCTGGCGCAATTGGCTTTGGCTACTGAAATACCAATTTTGGGTATTTGTCGCGGCTTAGAAATACTAGTGGTAGCTACTGGTGGTAGCCTGATTCCTCACTTACCCGACAAATTTGGCGAGATTATAGCTCATCGAGCTGACCAAGCGCTTTCAACCGAGCATACTGTAAAAATTGCTCCAGATACTCACCTATCTCAAATTGTCGGTACGTTAGAAGTACCTGTCGTTTCTTGGCATCATCAAGCAGTTGGTACTATTCCCTCTGAGTGGCGGATTGCGGCAAAAGCACCCGATGGAGTCATCGAAGCCTTAGAACACGAAAATCATCCTTGGGCGATCGCGTTACAATGGCATCCTGAAATGTCTATTCAAGATACCGCTCAACATCGCATATTTCACGCTTTTGTCACTGCGGCAAGAACGAGAATGGGAATGTGGAGAACGGCTTGA
- the asnS gene encoding asparagine--tRNA ligase, whose amino-acid sequence MKRRIIEILRNGQPDESVTVQGWVRTKRDLKGFAFVEVNDGSSLASLQAVLKAEMPDYEATLKQINTGASVEISGVLVPSQGKGQRIELQAETVKVFGDADPETYPLQKKRHSFEFLRTIGHLRSRTNSLGAVFRVRNACATAIHQFFQERGFLWVHTPVITRNDCEGAGELFTVTSLDLKKIPQTDNGKIDYSQDFFGGQAFLTVSGQLEAEVMAMAFSNVYTFGPTFRAENSNTSRHLAEFWMVEPEMAFCDLVGNMDLAEAFLKHIFKYVLETCPEDMDFFNQRIDNSVLATADNIINNQFERITYTEAIAQLEKATKTFDYPVEWGLDLQSEHERYLAEELFKKPVIVTDYPKQIKAFYMRVNDDDKTVRAMDVLAPKIGEIIGGSQREERLEVLEKRMQAQDINPDDLWWYLDLRRYGTVPHAGFGLGFERLVQFMTGMGNIRDVIPFPRAPLSAEF is encoded by the coding sequence ATGAAGCGACGCATTATTGAAATTTTACGCAACGGACAGCCAGATGAGTCTGTGACGGTTCAGGGTTGGGTACGCACCAAACGCGATTTAAAAGGGTTTGCGTTTGTGGAAGTGAACGATGGATCGTCTTTGGCAAGTTTGCAAGCGGTACTGAAGGCGGAAATGCCAGACTACGAAGCGACTCTGAAGCAGATTAATACAGGTGCTTCGGTAGAAATTAGCGGTGTACTCGTACCTTCTCAAGGTAAAGGGCAAAGAATTGAATTGCAAGCCGAAACCGTAAAAGTGTTTGGTGATGCCGATCCCGAAACATATCCATTGCAGAAAAAACGCCACTCATTTGAATTTTTGCGGACAATCGGACATTTGCGATCGCGTACCAACTCATTAGGGGCAGTTTTTCGCGTCCGTAATGCCTGTGCGACAGCAATCCATCAATTCTTTCAAGAACGGGGTTTCTTGTGGGTTCACACCCCTGTGATTACCCGTAACGATTGCGAAGGTGCGGGGGAGCTATTTACAGTCACGAGTTTGGATCTGAAAAAGATTCCGCAGACTGACAACGGCAAAATCGATTACAGCCAAGATTTTTTCGGCGGACAAGCTTTTTTAACTGTCAGCGGACAATTAGAAGCTGAAGTCATGGCGATGGCGTTTAGCAATGTCTATACGTTTGGTCCCACATTTCGGGCAGAAAATTCTAATACTTCTCGACATTTAGCAGAATTTTGGATGGTAGAGCCAGAAATGGCTTTCTGCGATTTAGTGGGAAATATGGATTTAGCAGAAGCGTTTTTGAAGCATATTTTCAAATATGTTTTAGAAACTTGTCCAGAAGATATGGATTTTTTCAATCAGCGAATTGATAATTCTGTGTTAGCAACGGCTGATAATATTATCAACAATCAATTTGAACGAATTACTTATACAGAGGCGATCGCCCAGTTAGAAAAGGCGACAAAAACTTTTGATTATCCGGTGGAGTGGGGATTAGATTTACAGTCGGAACACGAACGTTACCTAGCAGAAGAGTTATTTAAAAAACCAGTTATCGTGACCGATTATCCAAAGCAGATTAAAGCCTTTTATATGCGGGTGAATGACGACGATAAAACCGTGCGCGCTATGGACGTTCTTGCACCCAAAATCGGCGAAATTATCGGCGGTTCTCAACGGGAGGAACGATTAGAAGTTTTGGAAAAACGGATGCAAGCTCAAGATATCAATCCTGACGATCTGTGGTGGTATTTAGACTTGCGCCGTTACGGTACTGTGCCTCATGCTGGCTTCGGTTTGGGGTTTGAAAGATTAGTTCAGTTTATGACGGGTATGGGTAATATTCGCGATGTCATTCCCTTCCCCCGTGCGCCGTTGAGTGCCGAGTTTTAA
- a CDS encoding DUF6439 family protein produces MLQPTKLDRKSSLSEFSTQELAQALMERLSISPDEWHKLKSNRKARANEQAAAAIVFLLKDQPEEALPRLQQAVGWLDRSISAPPCPTHQKGVRSEE; encoded by the coding sequence ATGCTTCAACCTACCAAGTTGGATCGAAAATCATCGTTAAGCGAATTTAGCACGCAGGAACTAGCCCAAGCTTTGATGGAAAGATTGTCGATCTCGCCTGATGAGTGGCACAAGCTTAAGTCTAATCGTAAAGCCAGAGCTAACGAGCAAGCAGCGGCGGCGATCGTCTTTTTACTGAAAGACCAACCAGAAGAAGCATTACCAAGGTTACAACAGGCAGTTGGTTGGTTAGACCGCTCGATCTCTGCCCCGCCTTGTCCCACTCATCAAAAAGGGGTGAGGAGCGAGGAGTGA
- a CDS encoding ATP-binding protein — protein MITISSRPVGRNWSTISFASTLYLCSILDLLLAEVPCRLQAELRLGLQEALVNAAKHGNKLDPGKIVIVRFSYTDDHYWWIISDQGCGFDRPCDCNPDPEAYLPSVESENGRGTCILYKIFDRVIWNAAGTELRLGKQMGSRFRLPLLN, from the coding sequence GTGATTACTATCTCATCGCGTCCAGTTGGGCGTAACTGGAGTACGATTAGCTTTGCCTCTACGCTCTATTTGTGTTCTATTCTCGATTTACTCCTAGCAGAAGTGCCATGTCGGTTGCAAGCAGAACTACGCCTGGGTTTGCAGGAAGCACTAGTCAATGCAGCTAAACACGGGAACAAGCTAGATCCTGGTAAGATTGTCATCGTCCGCTTTTCTTACACAGACGACCATTATTGGTGGATCATTTCCGATCAAGGCTGTGGTTTTGACCGTCCGTGCGATTGCAACCCAGACCCTGAAGCATATTTGCCCTCAGTAGAATCAGAGAACGGTCGCGGTACTTGTATTTTATACAAAATATTCGATCGCGTAATTTGGAATGCAGCCGGAACAGAACTGAGACTTGGTAAGCAGATGGGTAGCCGTTTCCGTTTACCTCTGCTGAATTAG
- the rlmD gene encoding 23S rRNA (uracil(1939)-C(5))-methyltransferase RlmD, whose amino-acid sequence MNDRTSDRWQQGDLVEVSITDLNDSGDGVGRVNSRVVFIPDTTPGDRALVRLVRVKPQYAYGKLQQLLESSGDRIRPRCIVADKCGGCQWQHIAYEQQLEAKRHQVIQTLQRIGGFADPPVDAVLTGNADLGYRNKATYPLGKSATGQIQAGYYQKGSHQLINLNQCPVQDPRLNPLLAEVKQDIQQQGWRVYDEKHHRGQVRHLALRIGRRTGEMLLTLVVKNWDLPGIETQAQEWLDRYPQLVGVSLNCQSDRTNVIFGSETRCIAGHPYLLEIFAGLKFHVLPDTFFQVYTEAAEALLQEITQHLNLQGCEILVDAYCGIGTLTLPLAQKVQQAIGLEVQSAAVEQAQNNARLNQITNTTFQVGEVEKLLPQLETTPDIVLLDPPRQGCDRAVIETLLQTQPQRIVYVSCKAATLARDLKLLCQDGKYQLTRVQPADFFPQTAHVECAAFLENGSRESGMSGV is encoded by the coding sequence ATGAACGATCGCACGTCCGACCGCTGGCAACAGGGCGACTTAGTAGAAGTATCCATTACCGATCTAAATGATAGTGGTGATGGGGTGGGGCGTGTCAACAGTAGGGTTGTCTTCATTCCCGATACTACCCCAGGCGATCGCGCTTTAGTCCGTTTGGTGCGCGTCAAGCCGCAATACGCCTACGGTAAACTTCAACAACTCCTCGAATCTTCTGGCGATCGCATTCGTCCTCGCTGCATCGTAGCCGATAAATGTGGCGGCTGTCAGTGGCAGCATATCGCCTACGAACAACAACTGGAAGCCAAGCGCCATCAAGTTATTCAGACATTACAACGCATTGGTGGCTTTGCCGATCCTCCTGTCGATGCTGTTTTAACAGGGAATGCCGATCTCGGTTATCGTAACAAAGCTACATATCCTTTAGGAAAATCAGCTACAGGTCAAATCCAAGCAGGCTACTACCAAAAAGGCAGCCATCAGTTAATTAACCTCAATCAATGTCCCGTCCAAGATCCTCGCCTCAATCCCCTGCTAGCAGAAGTCAAACAAGACATTCAACAGCAGGGATGGCGGGTATATGACGAAAAACACCACAGAGGACAAGTACGCCATTTAGCCTTACGAATCGGTCGCCGTACGGGAGAAATGCTGCTAACTCTGGTAGTAAAAAACTGGGACTTGCCTGGAATTGAAACCCAGGCGCAGGAATGGTTAGACCGCTATCCGCAGCTAGTCGGAGTCTCGTTAAATTGCCAAAGCGATCGCACCAACGTTATTTTTGGCAGTGAAACCCGATGTATTGCCGGACACCCGTATCTACTAGAAATTTTTGCAGGTTTAAAGTTTCATGTGCTACCCGATACATTCTTTCAAGTTTATACGGAGGCGGCTGAGGCACTCTTGCAGGAAATTACCCAACACCTGAATTTACAAGGCTGCGAAATCTTAGTAGATGCATATTGTGGCATCGGCACGTTAACCTTACCGCTAGCCCAAAAAGTGCAACAAGCAATCGGTTTAGAAGTTCAATCCGCCGCCGTCGAACAAGCCCAAAACAACGCCCGACTCAACCAGATTACCAACACTACATTTCAAGTCGGAGAAGTCGAAAAACTGCTTCCCCAGTTAGAAACTACCCCAGATATTGTACTGCTCGATCCACCGCGCCAAGGATGCGATCGCGCCGTCATCGAAACCCTGCTGCAAACCCAGCCACAACGTATCGTCTACGTCAGCTGTAAAGCTGCTACCCTTGCCCGCGATTTAAAATTGCTCTGTCAAGATGGCAAATACCAGCTTACCAGAGTCCAACCAGCCGACTTTTTCCCCCAAACCGCCCATGTGGAGTGTGCAGCGTTTTTAGAAAACGGGAGTCGGGAGTCGGGAATGAGTGGTGTGTGA
- a CDS encoding allophycocyanin subunit alpha-B: protein MSVVSQVILKADDELRYPSAGELENIKNFLQTGIQRMRIAATLAENEKKIVQEASKKLWQKRPDFIAPGGNAYGERQRALCLRDYGWYLRLITYGVLAGDKEPIEKIGLVGVREMYNSLGVPVPGMVESIRCLKNASLSLLSAEEAAEAAPYFDYIIQAMS, encoded by the coding sequence ATGAGTGTAGTAAGCCAAGTTATTCTCAAAGCCGATGATGAGCTGCGCTACCCCAGCGCTGGCGAACTCGAAAACATTAAAAACTTTTTGCAAACAGGCATACAGCGGATGCGCATTGCCGCAACCCTAGCCGAAAACGAAAAGAAAATCGTTCAGGAAGCAAGTAAAAAACTGTGGCAAAAACGTCCTGATTTTATTGCCCCTGGGGGAAATGCCTATGGCGAACGTCAGCGGGCGCTATGTTTGCGGGACTACGGCTGGTATCTGCGCCTAATTACCTATGGCGTGCTAGCTGGAGACAAAGAGCCAATTGAAAAGATCGGTTTGGTCGGTGTCAGAGAAATGTATAATTCTCTGGGCGTTCCCGTACCTGGAATGGTTGAGTCAATTCGCTGTTTGAAGAATGCTTCTCTATCTCTGTTGAGTGCGGAAGAAGCAGCAGAAGCAGCACCTTACTTTGACTATATTATTCAGGCAATGTCATAG
- a CDS encoding UbiD family decarboxylase: MMRDLRGFIKLLEQRGQLRRITALVDPDLEIAEISNRMLQQGGPGLLFENVKGSPHPIAINLMGTVERICWAMNMQTPQELEELGKKLSMLQQPKPPKKISQAVEFGKVLFDVVKAKPGRDFFPACQQVVVQGDELDLNKLPLIRPYPGDAGKIITLGLVITKDCETGTPNVGVYRLQLQSQNSMTVHWLSVRGGARHLRKAAERGKKLEVAIALGVDPLIIMAAATPIPVDLSEWLFAGLYSGSGVNLAKCKTVDLEVPADSEFVLEGTITPGEVLPDGPFGDHMGYYGGLEDSPLIRFHCMTHRQDPIYLTTFSGRPPKEEAMMAIALNRIYTPILRQQVSEIVDFFLPMEALSYKAAIISIDKAYPGQARRAALAFWSALPQFTYTKFVIVVDKDINIRDPRQVVWAISSKVDPTRDVFILPNTPFDTLDFASEKIGLGGRMGIDATTKIPPETEHEWGAPLESDPDIAAMVERRWSEYGLADLQLGDVDPNLFGYDMR; encoded by the coding sequence ATTATGAGAGATCTGCGGGGATTCATCAAGCTTCTAGAACAAAGAGGACAACTGCGGCGAATTACCGCATTAGTCGATCCCGATTTGGAAATTGCTGAGATTTCTAACCGGATGTTACAACAAGGTGGTCCTGGGTTATTGTTCGAGAATGTCAAAGGTTCGCCCCATCCTATAGCAATTAACTTGATGGGGACGGTAGAAAGAATCTGCTGGGCGATGAATATGCAGACACCCCAAGAACTAGAAGAATTGGGGAAAAAGCTGAGTATGCTGCAACAGCCAAAACCGCCGAAGAAGATTTCTCAAGCGGTAGAATTTGGCAAGGTGTTATTTGATGTCGTCAAAGCAAAACCAGGAAGAGATTTTTTTCCCGCTTGTCAGCAAGTGGTAGTTCAAGGTGACGAACTCGATTTAAACAAACTTCCCCTGATCCGTCCTTATCCAGGCGATGCAGGTAAAATTATCACGCTGGGCTTAGTCATTACTAAAGATTGCGAGACAGGTACGCCTAACGTCGGCGTGTATCGCCTACAGCTGCAATCGCAAAACAGCATGACAGTACACTGGTTATCGGTACGAGGTGGGGCGAGACATTTGCGTAAAGCCGCAGAACGGGGTAAGAAATTAGAAGTTGCGATCGCCCTTGGTGTCGATCCTTTAATTATCATGGCAGCGGCTACGCCGATTCCTGTCGATTTATCGGAATGGTTGTTTGCCGGACTTTATAGCGGTTCTGGCGTAAATTTAGCCAAATGCAAGACGGTAGATTTAGAAGTACCCGCCGACTCCGAGTTTGTTTTAGAAGGAACCATTACCCCAGGCGAGGTTTTACCCGATGGTCCTTTTGGCGATCATATGGGTTATTACGGTGGTTTGGAAGATTCGCCCCTAATTCGCTTCCACTGCATGACGCATCGCCAAGACCCAATTTATTTGACCACATTTAGCGGTCGTCCGCCAAAAGAAGAGGCAATGATGGCGATCGCTCTCAACCGGATCTATACTCCTATTCTGCGGCAGCAAGTTTCCGAAATTGTCGATTTTTTCCTGCCAATGGAAGCTTTAAGCTACAAAGCCGCGATTATCTCGATTGATAAAGCTTACCCTGGGCAAGCGCGACGGGCAGCCCTAGCTTTTTGGAGTGCCCTACCCCAATTCACCTATACTAAGTTCGTGATTGTGGTAGATAAGGATATTAACATTCGCGATCCGCGTCAGGTTGTCTGGGCGATTAGTTCCAAAGTTGACCCTACCAGAGATGTGTTTATTTTACCCAATACACCTTTCGATACCCTCGACTTTGCCAGCGAGAAAATTGGTTTAGGCGGACGCATGGGAATTGATGCAACTACCAAAATTCCACCCGAAACTGAACACGAATGGGGCGCACCTTTAGAATCAGATCCCGATATAGCGGCGATGGTAGAAAGACGTTGGAGTGAGTATGGTTTGGCAGATTTGCAATTAGGAGACGTCGATCCGAATTTGTTTGGTTACGACATGCGTTAA
- a CDS encoding type II toxin-antitoxin system death-on-curing family toxin, translated as MPTPEFLEINDILTIHQILLEQFGGMPGIRDEGLLESAVSQPQASFFGELLHSTIQAQAAAYLYHLAKNHPFLDGNKRTAFGAMEAFLRLNGYNLNCSDDRAYQVVLQVAQGEMSKEELSLLLEQHIQPQ; from the coding sequence TTGCCAACTCCTGAATTTTTAGAAATAAATGATATTCTCACCATTCACCAAATTTTACTCGAACAGTTTGGTGGGATGCCTGGGATCAGAGATGAAGGATTACTTGAATCTGCTGTCTCTCAACCACAAGCATCTTTCTTTGGTGAGTTACTGCATTCTACGATTCAAGCACAAGCCGCCGCTTATCTTTATCATCTTGCTAAGAATCATCCATTTTTAGATGGTAATAAGCGCACTGCTTTTGGTGCGATGGAGGCATTTTTGCGCTTAAATGGTTACAATTTGAATTGTTCTGACGATCGAGCCTACCAAGTAGTACTGCAAGTAGCTCAAGGGGAAATGAGTAAGGAAGAACTTAGCTTACTATTGGAACAACACATACAGCCACAGTAA
- a CDS encoding glycosyltransferase family 2 protein, with the protein MAKVSVIVLVYKSEPYIAATIHSVLAQTYKNFEILVIDDGSPDRSVEICRQFNDPRIRIIRQENRGVPAARNTGIRHARGEYIAFLDGDDLWLPPKLEKQVTHLESSPFIGMSFCRSSFIDVNGKHLGTYQMPKLKRINLSYLLRCNPIGNGSAGVIRRKVLEDIKFTHQRDGNFEDCYFDEQFRVSGGETDFLLRILIQTKWEIEGIPAALTLYRVNTGGMTANLLKRLESASQEVEKTRSYAPELNLRWRGAIKAYYIRYLARSAVRFREGKIAVNLIHLALATHWQMVFEELYRTCSTLIAAYLLLLLPQKLYNRIETLFVKAIGTIQERKIRRDTLEKSEARSRKSEVNRNNQKSKIAR; encoded by the coding sequence ATGGCAAAAGTTTCTGTTATTGTTCTGGTTTACAAGAGTGAACCATATATTGCAGCGACAATTCATTCAGTGTTAGCCCAAACTTACAAAAACTTTGAAATTCTAGTCATTGATGACGGTTCGCCCGATCGCAGTGTAGAAATTTGTCGCCAATTTAACGATCCGAGAATTAGAATTATTCGTCAAGAAAATCGCGGCGTACCAGCGGCGAGAAACACGGGAATTCGTCACGCACGAGGAGAATATATCGCCTTTTTAGATGGAGACGATTTGTGGTTGCCACCAAAATTAGAAAAACAAGTTACGCATCTAGAATCATCTCCCTTTATTGGCATGAGTTTTTGTCGTTCTAGTTTTATCGATGTAAATGGTAAGCATTTAGGAACTTACCAAATGCCTAAGCTGAAAAGAATTAACTTATCGTATTTACTTCGTTGCAATCCAATTGGAAATGGGTCAGCGGGAGTCATCCGTCGCAAAGTTTTAGAAGATATCAAATTTACGCATCAGCGTGATGGAAATTTTGAGGATTGCTATTTTGACGAACAATTCAGAGTCTCGGGGGGAGAAACTGATTTTTTACTGCGGATTCTAATTCAAACCAAATGGGAAATTGAAGGAATTCCCGCAGCTTTGACGCTATACAGAGTCAATACTGGAGGCATGACAGCAAACTTATTAAAACGGTTAGAATCTGCCAGTCAAGAAGTTGAGAAAACTCGTTCGTACGCACCAGAATTAAACTTGCGTTGGCGCGGGGCAATTAAAGCTTACTATATTCGGTATTTAGCCCGCAGCGCCGTCCGGTTTCGGGAAGGAAAAATCGCCGTTAATTTGATTCATCTAGCCTTGGCTACTCACTGGCAGATGGTATTTGAAGAACTCTATCGGACTTGCTCGACTCTAATTGCTGCCTACCTACTTCTGTTACTACCGCAAAAATTATATAATCGAATAGAGACTTTATTTGTCAAAGCGATCGGCACTATCCAAGAACGAAAGATTAGAAGGGATACATTGGAGAAGTCAGAAGCCAGAAGTCGGAAGTCAGAAGTCAATAGAAACAACCAAAAATCAAAAATTGCCAGATGA
- the miaB gene encoding tRNA (N6-isopentenyl adenosine(37)-C2)-methylthiotransferase MiaB produces MTTANRRYHITTFGCQMNKADSERMAGILEDMGFEWSEDPNEASLLLYNTCTIRDNAEQKVYSYLGRQAKRKQEQADLTIVVAGCVAQQEGETLLRRVPEIDLVMGPQHANRLGELLEQVFDGNQVVATEPIQIVEDITKPRRDSTVTAWVNVIYGCNERCTYCVVPNVRGVEQSRTPEAIKAEMVELGKQGYKEITLLGQNIDAYGRDLPGTTPEGRHLHTLTDLLYYVHDVPGVDRLRFATSHPRYFTERLIRACAELPKVCEHFHIPFQSGDNEVLKRMSRGYTHEKYRRIIDKIRQLMPDASISADAIVGFPGETEAQFENTLKLVADIGFDHLNTAAYSPRPGTPAALWDAQLSEEVKSDRLQRLNHLVATTAQARSQRYLGRLEEVLVEDQNPKNPQQVMGRTRGNRLTFFDGDIVQLKGKLVTVKITEVRAFSLTGEPIEARQLVVS; encoded by the coding sequence ATGACCACTGCTAACCGCCGCTATCACATCACCACTTTTGGCTGCCAGATGAACAAGGCTGACTCCGAACGCATGGCTGGCATCCTTGAGGATATGGGCTTCGAGTGGTCAGAAGACCCAAATGAAGCAAGTTTACTCCTCTACAATACTTGCACGATTCGGGACAACGCCGAGCAAAAAGTTTATTCCTACTTAGGCAGACAGGCGAAGCGCAAGCAGGAACAAGCAGACTTAACAATAGTCGTCGCTGGTTGCGTGGCACAGCAGGAAGGAGAAACACTGCTGCGACGAGTACCGGAAATCGATCTCGTCATGGGACCCCAACACGCCAACCGTTTAGGAGAATTGCTAGAACAGGTATTCGACGGTAATCAAGTTGTAGCAACAGAACCCATTCAAATTGTCGAAGATATTACGAAACCGCGCCGCGACAGCACTGTAACAGCTTGGGTAAATGTAATTTACGGTTGCAACGAACGCTGTACTTATTGCGTGGTTCCCAACGTGCGCGGTGTAGAACAGTCTCGCACGCCGGAGGCGATTAAAGCCGAGATGGTAGAGTTAGGCAAGCAAGGATATAAGGAAATTACCTTACTCGGTCAAAATATCGATGCCTACGGACGCGACTTACCAGGAACTACCCCAGAAGGCAGACACTTACACACGCTGACAGATTTACTCTACTACGTCCACGACGTACCAGGAGTCGATCGCCTCCGTTTTGCTACCAGCCACCCGCGCTATTTCACCGAACGATTAATTCGCGCCTGTGCGGAATTACCCAAGGTATGCGAACATTTTCACATTCCCTTCCAATCGGGTGACAACGAAGTCCTCAAACGCATGTCACGGGGTTACACTCACGAAAAATATCGGCGGATTATCGATAAAATTCGGCAACTCATGCCCGATGCTTCAATTAGTGCTGATGCCATTGTCGGCTTTCCTGGGGAAACTGAAGCACAGTTTGAAAATACGCTCAAATTAGTTGCTGATATTGGTTTCGACCATTTGAATACAGCGGCTTATTCCCCTCGTCCTGGGACTCCCGCTGCTTTATGGGATGCACAATTAAGCGAAGAAGTCAAGAGCGATCGCCTGCAAAGATTAAATCATTTAGTCGCCACCACAGCTCAAGCGCGATCGCAACGTTATTTAGGTAGGCTTGAAGAAGTTTTAGTCGAAGACCAAAATCCTAAAAATCCCCAACAAGTGATGGGAAGAACGAGGGGAAATCGTTTGACGTTCTTTGATGGCGATATTGTCCAGCTCAAGGGGAAATTAGTTACAGTCAAAATTACCGAAGTACGGGCTTTCAGTTTGACAGGAGAACCGATAGAGGCGCGACAATTGGTAGTGAGTTGA
- a CDS encoding alkene reductase encodes MNANVNLFSPVKLGCYTLPNRMIMAPMTRLRAIDSIPNALMATYYAQRASAGLIVTECTMVSPMSLGYMNCPGIYSSEQVEGWRLVTDAVHDRGGRIFLQLWHCGRISHPALLGGKLPVAPSAIAAVGELHTPVGKVAMEAPRALETAEIAEIVAQFRQGAGNALAAGFDGVELHGAFGYLIDQFLQDGSNQRSDEYGGSVENRARFMLEVVAAVASVCGADRLGIKLSPSNTFYGMHDSNPTETFGYAIDALNRFRLAYLHLMEPNETDLSTRNVLNPVTPYFRPIYRGTLITNGGYDHPKGDSILASGDADLVSFGKLFLANPDLPKRFELNAGLNDPNSKTFYSPGENGYIDYPFLEDGSMATVKS; translated from the coding sequence ATGAATGCAAATGTCAATCTCTTTTCACCTGTAAAGCTTGGTTGCTACACTCTGCCAAATCGAATGATAATGGCTCCTATGACTCGGTTGCGGGCGATCGACAGCATTCCCAATGCTCTCATGGCAACCTACTACGCTCAAAGGGCTTCTGCGGGACTTATAGTAACTGAATGCACGATGGTTTCACCAATGAGTCTGGGTTACATGAATTGTCCTGGGATTTATTCGTCAGAACAGGTGGAAGGATGGCGGTTAGTGACTGATGCCGTACACGATCGCGGCGGACGAATATTTTTGCAGTTGTGGCATTGCGGTCGCATCTCGCACCCAGCTTTACTAGGAGGCAAATTACCAGTTGCACCCAGCGCGATCGCGGCTGTCGGCGAACTGCACACCCCAGTGGGTAAAGTTGCGATGGAAGCACCCCGCGCTTTAGAAACCGCTGAAATTGCCGAGATCGTCGCACAGTTTCGTCAAGGTGCAGGGAATGCTTTAGCAGCTGGATTTGATGGCGTAGAACTGCATGGTGCATTTGGATATCTCATCGATCAATTTCTCCAAGACGGTTCGAACCAGCGATCGGATGAATACGGTGGTTCTGTAGAAAACCGCGCTCGATTTATGTTGGAAGTTGTAGCTGCTGTTGCTAGCGTCTGTGGTGCAGATCGATTGGGAATTAAACTTTCTCCCAGTAACACCTTCTACGGAATGCACGATTCCAATCCGACAGAAACTTTTGGCTATGCGATCGATGCACTCAATCGCTTTCGTCTTGCCTACCTTCATTTAATGGAGCCAAACGAAACCGATCTATCGACTCGCAATGTTCTCAACCCAGTCACGCCTTACTTTCGTCCCATCTATCGAGGAACTTTGATAACAAATGGTGGTTACGACCATCCAAAGGGCGATAGTATTTTAGCTAGTGGCGATGCCGATTTAGTTTCCTTCGGCAAGCTATTTCTGGCTAATCCTGACTTACCAAAACGCTTTGAACTGAATGCAGGCTTGAACGATCCAAACTCCAAAACCTTCTACAGTCCCGGCGAAAATGGTTACATCGATTATCCCTTCTTAGAAGATGGATCGATGGCAACAGTCAAAAGTTAA